A stretch of the Methanobacterium veterum genome encodes the following:
- a CDS encoding Flp family type IVb pilin — protein MEFLKDEGGQGAAEYILLFGGVIVIAIAALLIYRQYIDSSLPISSSADAQNARNSVASNQQYSG, from the coding sequence TTGGAGTTTTTAAAAGATGAGGGTGGTCAGGGAGCAGCTGAATACATTTTACTCTTCGGTGGTGTCATCGTTATAGCTATTGCTGCATTGTTAATTTACAGGCAGTATATTGATAGTAGTCTTCCAATTAGTAGTTCAGCTGATGCTCAAAATGCTAGGAATTCTGTAGCAAGTAACCAACAATATAGCGGTTAA
- a CDS encoding class III signal peptide-containing protein, producing MEFLKDEGGQGAAEYILLFGGVIVIAIAALLIYRQYFQNTDLNSASDISNARSSVAANQQYS from the coding sequence ATGGAGTTTTTAAAAGATGAAGGTGGTCAAGGAGCAGCTGAATATATCTTACTCTTCGGTGGTGTCATCGTTATAGCTATAGCTGCATTATTGATTTACAGACAATATTTCCAGAATACTGACCTGAATTCAGCTAGTGATATTTCAAACGCTAGAAGTTCAGTAGCAGCTAACCAACAATATTCATAA
- a CDS encoding dolichyl-diphosphooligosaccharide--protein glycosyltransferase subunit STT3, producing the protein MQGIPDDQKAFYEDQNGLPYMYELDSYYNYRLTENYLDHGYLGDTVINGTEWDLHSYYPPGVPLDYPPLIVYLAAFIYKLVNIFSQIPLSTVCFWIPAFIGPLAGVVAYLFVRRFTNEYGALAAGILTVTAPLYLARTVPGWFDTDMFNIIFPLLVVWFFFEAVESRNTKKQVLFTFLSVFSMFLFEMAWNGWQYLFYIITIFCIVYIIHGKIKGNNIKNIFNVFIPFFIVSIVLICITNFSNIIDFIYGPLELIKMSGSRSSWYPWPDLYSSISELRRPSIEEFIAKVGPVLFGLGIIGIFLILRLLVNNELKERFLNKMNWFLYVLLVIWTITGIVSLFKGIRFILLLIPPLVISAGIMVGICIEYIRALKEKEILIKFMCLTFMIIILIPAVLNAYESSLLTPGTDDDLWNSAVWIQNNTPKNTVIITEWSYGHFFAAIADRPVAFDGRSAYIETLPLRQFYNNSTFNPQSPSTSREYWIDRAFCTNNESLSEGIFRMLSTGGDNGYLVLDKYTGNTSKSVEIINKILGVNKSSAMKILTDDYKLSQEEAEEVLKYTHPDNSNPFVIVTHDYMINHAKWIFYFGEWDLSKNSGKNYTYSTGALNITSNKFKSNNNVTGDLTTNYITWNGKVPYCEIIVENNKIDKHYLNKNSDFCIFLLTDINRSVVVDKRFENSMFAKLVLEKSGSNNLKPAYKNKSVIVWK; encoded by the coding sequence TTGCAAGGAATTCCTGATGATCAAAAAGCTTTTTATGAGGATCAAAACGGCCTCCCCTACATGTATGAACTTGATTCATACTACAACTACAGGTTAACAGAAAATTATTTAGATCACGGTTATCTTGGAGATACAGTAATAAACGGCACAGAATGGGATTTACATTCTTACTACCCTCCAGGCGTGCCTCTGGATTATCCTCCACTCATCGTATATTTAGCAGCTTTTATATATAAATTAGTTAACATATTCTCTCAAATCCCCCTTTCAACTGTCTGTTTCTGGATACCTGCATTTATAGGTCCACTTGCCGGCGTAGTTGCTTACCTATTTGTAAGAAGATTTACTAATGAATATGGCGCCCTTGCAGCAGGAATACTTACAGTTACCGCTCCCCTTTATTTAGCCAGAACGGTTCCAGGCTGGTTTGATACAGATATGTTTAATATAATATTCCCCCTTTTAGTTGTATGGTTTTTCTTTGAGGCTGTAGAAAGCAGAAATACTAAAAAACAAGTATTATTCACTTTTTTATCTGTATTTTCAATGTTTCTCTTTGAAATGGCATGGAACGGCTGGCAGTACTTATTTTACATAATTACAATATTCTGTATTGTTTATATCATACATGGAAAAATAAAAGGTAATAATATAAAAAACATTTTTAATGTATTTATTCCCTTTTTTATCGTTTCAATTGTTTTAATTTGCATTACAAATTTTTCAAATATCATTGATTTTATTTATGGACCTTTAGAATTAATTAAAATGAGTGGAAGCCGAAGTTCATGGTATCCTTGGCCCGATCTATACAGTTCCATATCTGAACTCAGGAGACCATCAATAGAAGAATTTATCGCTAAAGTAGGTCCTGTTTTATTTGGTTTAGGCATAATAGGTATTTTTTTAATTTTAAGACTTTTAGTTAATAATGAGCTTAAAGAACGGTTTTTAAATAAAATGAACTGGTTTTTATATGTACTGCTTGTAATATGGACCATAACAGGTATTGTTTCACTTTTCAAGGGAATTAGATTCATATTACTACTTATACCTCCTTTAGTAATTAGTGCAGGAATTATGGTTGGAATCTGTATAGAATACATACGTGCACTGAAAGAAAAAGAAATACTAATTAAATTTATGTGTTTAACTTTCATGATCATAATCTTAATTCCCGCAGTTTTAAATGCGTACGAAAGTTCTTTATTAACACCCGGCACTGATGACGATTTATGGAACAGCGCAGTATGGATCCAAAATAACACGCCTAAAAATACAGTTATAATCACAGAATGGAGTTACGGACACTTTTTTGCAGCTATTGCAGATCGTCCTGTTGCTTTTGACGGGAGATCCGCCTATATCGAAACTTTACCCCTAAGGCAATTCTACAATAATTCCACATTTAATCCCCAATCTCCAAGTACTTCCAGAGAATACTGGATAGATAGAGCATTTTGCACAAACAATGAAAGTTTGTCTGAGGGAATTTTTAGAATGCTTTCAACTGGAGGAGATAACGGGTATTTAGTTTTAGATAAATATACGGGAAACACCAGCAAAAGCGTTGAAATCATAAATAAAATTTTAGGTGTTAACAAGAGTTCAGCTATGAAAATACTGACAGATGATTACAAATTAAGCCAGGAAGAAGCTGAAGAAGTATTAAAATACACCCATCCAGATAATTCAAATCCTTTTGTAATTGTTACTCATGATTATATGATAAATCATGCCAAATGGATTTTTTATTTTGGAGAATGGGATTTAAGTAAAAATAGTGGAAAAAATTATACTTATTCAACAGGTGCTCTAAATATCACAAGTAATAAATTTAAAAGTAACAATAACGTTACTGGAGATTTAACAACAAACTACATAACCTGGAATGGAAAAGTACCTTACTGTGAAATTATAGTTGAAAATAACAAAATAGATAAGCACTACTTAAATAAAAACAGTGATTTTTGCATATTCCTGCTTACAGATATCAACAGATCAGTTGTAGTAGATAAGCGCTTTGAAAATTCAATGTTTGCAAAATTAGTACTTGAAAAAAGTGGTTCAAACAACTTAAAACCAGCTTATAAAAATAAAAGTGTAATAGTATGGAAATAA
- a CDS encoding class III signal peptide-containing protein, whose product MLIDEKAQISAEMILIMGALLILVIVAGQWIFNISKSVAGNVSTVVGAAKDSTINKM is encoded by the coding sequence ATGTTAATTGATGAAAAAGCCCAGATTAGTGCGGAAATGATTCTCATAATGGGAGCATTATTAATACTGGTTATTGTAGCAGGACAATGGATATTTAATATATCTAAGTCTGTTGCAGGTAATGTATCTACAGTTGTAGGTGCTGCAAAGGATTCAACAATTAATAAAATGTAA
- a CDS encoding UDP-N-acetylglucosamine--N-acetylmuramyl-(pentapeptide) pyrophosphoryl-undecaprenol N-acetylglucosamine transferase has protein sequence MKVLFMTCGIGMGHVSRDITLAKRLEEKNVDVTFASYGPGYEMLSKHGKYKIFKLPDIHLYGGNGELDIKHTAKKSINLPFIFLKSIYHEFKIIKELKPDIVIGDSHYSAPITCRILKIPCILITNELTLNFAELYPDRKIIEYAENGLKRFIGSVSNQCDAIIIPDIENSIEIPPKLRGITTFTGPFLKRNPSQIEDKNELRKKLGFHENDKIVLVTVGGSKFGKKLLHLIIDSAKWIDCNRIVIVTGPQISSDFIQDSDKIVKKEFLDDIMEWMNLSDVVISLAGHNTTMELASLGIPSILVPIDNHSEQIKNALNMKKYGISVVKNINELNPKKFADDINNILHSDALKQEAGIVKKEFSKYDGKENAAKIILKYAKQKK, from the coding sequence ATGAAAGTGCTTTTTATGACCTGTGGAATAGGTATGGGTCATGTTTCAAGAGATATTACCCTTGCAAAAAGACTTGAAGAGAAAAATGTAGATGTTACTTTTGCAAGTTACGGCCCGGGCTATGAAATGTTATCAAAGCATGGAAAGTATAAAATATTCAAATTACCAGACATACATCTTTATGGAGGTAATGGTGAACTTGATATTAAGCATACTGCCAAAAAATCAATTAATTTACCATTTATTTTCCTTAAAAGTATATACCATGAATTTAAAATCATAAAAGAACTTAAACCAGATATTGTGATTGGTGATTCACATTATTCAGCTCCCATTACATGCAGAATTCTCAAAATACCATGTATTTTGATAACAAATGAGTTAACACTTAATTTTGCAGAACTTTATCCCGATAGAAAAATTATTGAATATGCTGAAAATGGACTTAAAAGATTCATCGGGAGTGTATCAAATCAGTGCGATGCTATTATTATTCCAGATATAGAAAATTCTATTGAGATACCACCTAAATTAAGGGGTATTACTACATTTACTGGCCCTTTCCTTAAAAGAAATCCCTCCCAAATTGAAGATAAAAATGAACTTAGAAAGAAATTAGGATTCCATGAAAATGATAAAATAGTTCTTGTTACTGTTGGAGGAAGTAAATTTGGAAAAAAATTACTCCATCTAATAATTGATTCTGCAAAATGGATAGATTGTAATAGGATAGTTATAGTAACAGGGCCCCAAATATCCTCTGATTTTATACAAGACTCAGATAAAATAGTAAAAAAAGAATTTTTAGATGATATTATGGAATGGATGAATCTTTCTGATGTTGTAATAAGTCTTGCAGGCCATAACACTACCATGGAATTAGCTTCACTGGGGATTCCCAGTATACTTGTACCTATTGATAATCACTCAGAACAGATTAAAAATGCTCTAAATATGAAAAAATATGGAATATCTGTAGTAAAAAACATAAATGAATTAAATCCCAAAAAATTTGCAGATGATATAAACAATATTTTACATAGTGATGCTTTAAAACAGGAAGCCGGAATTGTCAAAAAAGAATTTTCTAAATACGACGGAAAAGAAAATGCGGCAAAAATTATTTTGAAATATGCAAAGCAGAAGAAGTAA